One genomic window of Glycine max cultivar Williams 82 chromosome 16, Glycine_max_v4.0, whole genome shotgun sequence includes the following:
- the LOC121173679 gene encoding uncharacterized protein: MHYEDHIVPAGEVCVVPGACSSDYIEWFFRISHPFTTPGHAVDPLPHGHAPQPRVVPQAPQTDIPCVPEPGASSTSTEEPRHAVEVCDDIAERLERHLSLGVVTLGSSTHEVIKECLRLAKSVTQDHLVYVRCRRRRRTDHCGREQKCSVLGMVEAFDVDRGYGVQR; the protein is encoded by the exons atgcactacGAGGATCATATCGTACCTGCAGGTGAGGTGTGCGTGGTGCCAGGGGCGTGTTCCAGTGACTACATCGAGTGGTTCTTCCGCATCTCCCATCCTTTCACGACACCAGGCCACGCAGTAGATCCTCTGCCTCATGGTCACGCCCCGCAGCCCCGAGTCGTCCCTCAGGCCCCGCAGACGGATATCCCTTGCGTGCCGGAGCCAGGAGCATCGTCGACATCTACGGAGGAGCccagacatgcagtg GAAGTTTGTGATGACATTGCTGAGCGGTTGGAGCGCCATCTGAGTCTAGGGGTGGTCACGCTTGGCTCATCGACACATGAGGTGATCAAAGAATGCCTCAGATTGGCCAAGAGTGTCACACAAGACCATCTAGTATACGTTAGGTGTAGACGCAGGCGACGCACTGATCAtt GTGGCAGAGAACAAAAATGTAGTGTGCTTGGAATGGTGGAGGCGTTCGACGTCGACAGAGGCTATGGTGTCCAGCGTTGA